The following coding sequences are from one Oncorhynchus nerka isolate Pitt River linkage group LG6, Oner_Uvic_2.0, whole genome shotgun sequence window:
- the lnx2b gene encoding ligand of Numb protein X 2b, with translation MTEPMVPSSSSSAGLTWAKMCKECGQQHEGGQENHLFEYQDEVDDELVCHICLQPLLQPMDTPCGHTYCFQCLSSFLKEQDFCPVDRQQLQLYHCRPSSLLVRNLLDKLTVLCPHQAECQQQMQRCELQPHLHNRCPVFRRLREEAERRKRPPWNELKGNRGEGESGADTKHTPTMTRTATRDTQPEPGLINPAFEESEDETSMRSSLVAEANVVEMNREEQELGLRIVGGKDTPLGNIVIQEIIRDSLAARDGRLAPGDHILEVNDVSLASIPHGQAISVLRRPCPLLRLIVMQEKGFNPRHPQRPGLEHHTPSSTIMATASPPSHSPHGTAHNQGTVIQVTLVKRDRSEPLGIKLIRKSDETGVFILDLLAGGLAAKDGKLCNNDKVMAINGQDLRHGTPENAAQIIQASEVRVNFVVMRQPEAQEEGGSGGEGQGRVARRAPEPQYFRRPSTYMKDPPGGFCSQEKMVSLKKEPRLSLGITIAGGRDCRSRLPVYITSVQPVGCLHRDGTIKKGDVLLSINGVDLTQLTYNEAVSVLKAQTAQAQVVLRVIQTISEDPEDEGEAAKEAMESVENPREDDVNWAPLWTRWLGLPGHMHWCRDIVLLKTNQESWGFSIVGGFEESHGQQPFFIKTIVPGTPAYLDGRLKCGDEIVAVNGATTVGMNNSSLIPMLKLQKNKVTLTVVSWPGSLV, from the exons ATGACGGAGCCTATGGTccccagtagcagcagcagtgctgGCCTAACATGGGCAAAGATGTGCAAGGAGTGTGGCCAGCAGCACGAGGGAGGCCAGGAGAACCACCTGTTTGAGTACCAGGATGAGGTAGATGACGAGCTGGTGTGCCACATCTGTCTGCAGCCCCTGCTGCAGCCCATGGACACGCCGTGCGGACACACCTACTGCTTCCAGTGCCTCAGCAGCTTCCTGAAGGAGCAGGACTTTTGTCCCGTGGACCGCCAGCAGCTGCAGCTGTACCATTGCCGCCCCTCCAGCCTGCTGGTCAGGAACCTGCTGGACAAGCTGACCGTGCTCTGTCCACACCAAGCTGAGTGCCAGCAGCAGATGCAGCGCTGTGAGCTGCAGCCCCACTTGCACAACAG ATGTCCTGTTTTCAGAAGGctgagggaggaggcagagaggaggaagagacccCCCTGGAATGAGCTAAAGGGGAACaggggggagggggagtcagGCGCTGATACCAAACATACCCCTACGATGACCCGTACTGCCACCCGGGACACCCAGCCCGAGCCTGGCCTCATCAACCCTGCCTTCGAAGAGAGCGAGGATG AGACCTCCATGCGGTCCAGCCTGGTGGCCGAGGCCAACGTGGTGGAGATGAATCGGGAGGAGCAGGAGTTGGGCCTGCGTATTGTGGGAGGAAAGGACACGCCCCTGGGCAACATAGTCATCCAGGAGATCATCCGTGACTCACTGGCGGCCCGCGATGGCAGGCTGGCCCCGGGGGACCACATTCTGGAG GTGAATGACGTCAGCCTGGCGTCTATCCCACACGGCCAGGCCATCTCCGTGCTGCGGCGGCCATGCCCTCTGCTCAGACTCATCGTCATGCAGGAGAAGGGCTTCAACCCCCGTCACCCGCAACGCCCTGGCCTCGAGCACCAcactccctcctccaccatcatGGCCAccgcctcccctccctctcacagTCCCCACGGCACCGCCCACAACCAGGGTACGGTGATCCAGGTGACGCTGGTAAAGAGGGATCGCTCGGAGCCGCTGGGCATCAAGCTGATCCGCAAGTCGGACGAGACGGGAGTCTTCATTTTGGACCTGTTGGCAGGGGGGCTGGCGGCCAAGGACGGGAAATTATGCAACAATGACAAGGTGATGGCCATCAACGGGCAGGACCTGAGACACGGCACCCCAGAGAATGCAGCACAGATCATACAG gccAGTGAGGTGCGGGTGAACTTTGTGGTGATGAGGCAGCCGGAGGCCCAGGAGGAAGGGGGcagtgggggagaggggcagggccgAGTGGCTAGGAGGGCTCCAGAACCCCAGTACTTCAGACGCCCCTCCACCTACATGAAG GATCCACCAGGGGGCTTCTGCAGTCAGGAGAAGATGGTGAGTCTGAAGAAGGAGCCAAGACTCTCCCTGGGCATCACCATCGCTGGGGGGAGGGACTGCCGCAGCCGACTGCCCGTCTACATCACCAGTGTCCAGCCTGTCGGCTGCCTGCACCGAGACGGCACTATCAAAAAAG GGGATGTCTTGCTGAGCATCAACGGCGTGGATCTGACCCAGCTGACTTACAATGAGGCGGTGTCGGTGCTGAAGGCCCAGACGGCTCAGGCCCAGGTGGTCCTCAGGGTCATCCAGACCATCTCAGAAGACCCAGAGGATGAGGGGGAGGCCGCCAAGGAGGCCATGGAGTCTGTGGAAAATCCACGGGAGGATGATGTCAACTGGGCCCCGTTGTGGACCCGCTGGCTGGGGCTTCCCGG TCACATGCACTGGTGCCGTGACATCGTGTTGCTGAAGACCAATCAGGAGAGCTGGGGCTTCAGCATTGTGGGCGGCTTCGAGGAGAGTCACGGACAGCAGCCGTTCTTCATCAAGACCATTGTGCCTGGTACACCCGCCTACCTCGACGGACGCCTCAA GTGTGGTGATGAGATTGTAGCTGTGAACGGAGCCACCACAGTGGGCATGAACAACTCGTCCCTCATCCCCATGCTCAAGCTGCAGAAGAATAAAGTCACACTGACTGTGGTGTCCTGGCCGGGGAGCCTGGTGTAG